ggacagagcggtgcccctcgcccgccgccccggcgggGACCCCTCGAGCCGGGCTGGGGGCTCAGCCCCTCGAGCCGGGGTTGGCTTTGCCGCGGCTCCCCGCGCCCAACTCTCTTGCTCTGCCCGCAGGTCCAGCGCGAAGATGAGAGCCGTGGTGTTGACCCTCGCCCTGCTCTGCCTGACGGGTAGGTCCGGACGAGGCTGGAGCCCCGCGGGACGGAGCAGCACGGGCGGGATGGGGCGGCCGAGCCCGACGCGAGCGCTGCTGGAAGCCGCCGGTTTCCGAAGCGCTTTGCGAGTCGGGCTGCAGCCAAGGGGCTCCCTGGTTCCTCCCGAGCCGGGCAGGACcccggcagggctggagccctcccCGAGCGGCGTGTCCTGAGCAAATCCGGCGCTCCCCGCAGGCACCCAGGCCCGCTCCTTCTGGCAGCACGATGAGCCCCAGGCACCCCTGGATCGCCTCAAGGACATGCTCGATGTGTACCTGGAGACAGTGAAGGCCAGCGGCAAGGAAGCCATTGCCCAGTTCGAGGCCTCCACCGTGGGCAAACAGCTGGAGTAAGTGGGAGGTGTGTGGCGGGGGGGCTGGCGGGGGGCCCCGGGCACCGAGCGTGACCTCCCTCCCGTCCCGCAGCCTGAAGCTGGGCGAGAACCTCGACACGCTGGGCGCAGCCGCCGCCAAGCTGAGAGAGGACGTGGCCCCCTACTACAAAGAGGTGCGGGAGATGTGGCTGAAAGACACCGAGTCCCTGCGCCAGGAGCTGACCAAGGACCTGGAGGAGGTGAAGGAGAAGATCAAGCCCTTCCTGGACCAGTTCTCTGCCAAGTGGACGGAGGATCTGGAGCAGTACCGCCAGCGCCTGGCACCCCTCgcccaggagctgaaggagctcaGCAAGCAGAaggtggagctgctgcagcagaagctgacCCCGGTGGCCGAGGAGGCGCGGGACCGTCTGCGCGGGCACGTCGAGGAGCTGCGCAAGAACGTGGCCCCCTTCAGCGATGAGCTGCGGCAGAAGCTGAGCCAGAAGCTGGAGGAGATCCGGGAGAAGGGCATCCCCCAGGCCGCTGAATACCAGGCCAAGGTggtggagcagctcagcaaCCTGCGGGAGAAGATGACGCCCCTGGTGCAGGACTTCAAGGAGCGCCTCACCCCCTACACCGAGACCCTCAAGGCCCGTTTCCTCAGCTTGCTGGAGGAGCTCCAGAAGACCGTGGCCTGAGCTGCCGGCCGGCGCCGCCAGGGACTgaccccagccccgctccgcaGCCGCCCCGggtgctccctgccctgccccgggcACTTCTCctcagggggctctggggacaggctgcaggagccccGGGCCAGCCCAGGCCTAGGGTGTCCTCCCCGGAGACCCCCCTCTTCCCCTAGAATTGCATCCCCAACCCGGCGTCGCTCTCAGCTTTGCCTCCCTTTTGAGAAATAAACTTGACTTAAGTTATTGGAGCTCGCTCAGTCTTTGCAGTGGATGCTGGAGGGGGCAAGGGGTGCTCTGAGCTGGGGGTACTGGGGGACCCAGAGGGAGTGGGGAGACAAGGGGGCTGGTGAGGGGTGCCCTGGGCTCGCCCAGTACTGAGTCCAGCTCTGCACAAGGTGCAGCTGCACTCAGCCCCACACAGGGCGCTGAGGTATGGTGGCACTGAATTTGCAGGAGTTTTTGGAAGCAAGCACCCGGCTGCTGTCACCCTGAGCACCCCGACACGGCCGTGTGCACCCCATTGCTCGTGTCTGTGCCAGCCCCCCTTCCCCTGCGGGTCACACTCCTCCTCGCCAGCCCCCAGTGATGGCACCACAGCGTTTGCGTCAGCCCCGCTTTATTGAGAGCACCACGACAGCGGGTGGGAGCCGGGGGGTCCCCAGCCCCGACAGACCCCGGGCAGCCCCTGGCGAGGCTACGCGGCCGGAGTCTTCTTCAAGAGCTCCGCCAGCTGCTCCTTGAGCCACGCCAGCCTCTGCTTCGCCAGCTCCGCGTTGTCCGACAGCCACTGcctgcaggggaggggagggcagggggtcAGCGCGGGGCCCTGGCCGGGCTCCCCGCCGGCaccggggggacagggaccgggacggggacagggatggggacggggatggggcTGGCGGGGTTCGGGAGCACCTGGCCTGCTGAGCCGCCTCCGACTCCCGCACCCTGCTGAAGGCGTCCTTGGCCATTGCCGTGGCTTTCTGGGCCAGCTCCTGCACCTTCTGCACCAGCGCCTTCGGCTCCTCGGGTGAGTCGGCCCCTGCAAGCACGAGCCTGGTGGGACTGGGGGCACGGGGTCCCGCGGCTGTGCCCCCCCGTGTGTGCCCCCAGCACCCTGAGCCCCGAGCCCTCCTCctgcgcagcccccgggcccTTACTTGCTCCCACCGCCAGGACGGCCGTGCAGGCGAGCAGGAACAGCAGCGCCGCCTTCATGGCTGGGGAGAGAGCAGAGCGCACGATGTGGGGCGGCAGGGGGGGCACGGGGGTCCCGTGCCCGTCCCCTTCCCAGCACAACCCTCGCCAGGGATGTCCCCACTCACCTGTGCCGGGCTCTGTGAcgcgggggcagccccgggcTCCCTCTTTATACCCTCCCGACCGCCGCCCTGGGGGATTCGTGCAAAGGTCAGGGCAGGGCgcgggggggctgcaggggcgcTGCGCCCAGCCAGGAGTTGGGAAATCCCGCGGGGACGGAGCCTGCTGGGGCCCCGCGTGTCTGCGCGTGTGCgcacagagctgtgcaagcGTGGCCGTGGGCACACGCGTGGGCGCAGCCAGCCCGGTGCCCGCggagggcacagccctgggcacgcACGGCACAAGGGTGACATCCAGCGGCCCTGTCCCCGGGCACGACGCCCTCGGGCACCGCGAGGCTCTTCGGACCTTGTCACTGCCACTGCCTGGCTGGTCCCTGCCCCTGCCCGCCGTGCCCTTTGCCCGCAGTGACACATCGTCGCGGCTCCGCTGTCTCCGGGGCGGGGGTGGGCTGGGCCGGGGGCTGCCCCCCGGGTGTGCGCCGAGAGCCCGATGCCCACGGCCGGGGACACGCAGGGGTCCCAGCTGCATTCCCAGGCACCGTGTGGCTGCAGCGCCCTGCAGTGTCCTGGCCTcttcctgtgccagggcttcctCCAGGAGCCTGGACTGGGAAGGAGCGATGCCATCCTGCCTGTGCACAGCCTCGTGTGTCCCCCTGAGCCCGTGTCCTGCCCCCGAGCCCGTGTCCTGCCccgctgcccagcccagcccagcgggtggcagagctgggaggtccccgcagcatccccagcccccGTGTCCTGTCGCACTGCCTCCCACCCCACAACCACACATCCcaggtgctgccctgccagcactgACAGAGCACTGAGGTGTTACAGGTAAAAATGATCAAGCCGAATTTAATAATTactaaaatagatttttatttcgCGACCGAGATTCGGTCCGAGATAGCCACAATCgaaaaaggtcagtgccgagcccggggaTCATCAGGGAGTTACTGGAATTTGGCATTGAGATGCGTCTTCCTGatggctctggctatctcagTCTGAGTTATTTATCGAGCATTCGTCATCTGGGTATTCCTCGGATCACCTCGGAGAAGCACCCATCTCCTTGCGAGCCTCGTTTATTCGcttgcaaattaggtccttttctccctgctgccagctgcggcTTCGAAATGTGGGAAGCGACCTTCCCCTCCCCGGAATGAGTGCTTAGGAGAACTTACAGGAATATTTCtaatataacatatttcatatgTCTATTTCTCATATGCACGAATTATTCAAAATACACATAACAGAGGTGTCCCCACAGCCCGAGTCCCCGTCCCCAGGAGGGGCCCGGTGTGTCCTGCGTACCCCCACCCcgtctgtccctgtcacccccctgGAGGCTGGCGGGGCCGCGGGTGATGTCAGGGCTCTGGGTGGTGTCAGGTGCCTCCACGTTGTGACCGTGCTAAAGTCCAAGCCCGTGCTGTGTCACAGCCTGCGTGGAAGGTGCAGGAGCGCTCGGGCTGCATAAATAGTGCTGGGAGCTGCCGGCTCTGCAGGTACCGCggcactggcagcacaggtgagcagctgcaggggctggggggagccAGGAGGGAGCCCGGGTCTCCATGGCCTCTGGCAGGGCGCTGGGGGGCTGCTGGTCCCTGGGGCTTCCTTCACCTCTCTCTGTGCTCCCGCAGGAGTCCCCAGCGCTCAGGATGGCGCCCAAGGCGGCCGCCCTTGTCCTGGTTCTCCTTGCGATCTCAGGTGAGGTGGCGCGAGGGTCCCGGGCGCCAGCGGGGCGGCGCTGCCCCGGGGCGGCGATGGGAacgtccccgctgtccctgggGAACGGGACCGTGCGAGCGCTGACCCCAGCACCCCCTGCAGGCTCACGGGCCGATGTGAACCCTGACGAGGTGGCCAGCGTGATCTGGAAGTACTTCACGGAGCTGGGCAGCAATGCCAAGGACACGGTGGACCAGCTGCAGCAGACCGAGATCAGCAAGCAGCTCAAGTGAGCCCAGCCGCGGTGCCGGGGGGGCCAGGCAGGGCCCGGGGGTGCGGGCACACAGGCCCTGAcgtgtcccctctccccagcaccCTGCTGAAGGGCAACCTGCAGAGCGTCAGCGCCTACGCCGAGGACCTGCAGGAGCGCCTGGTGCCCTTTGCCACCGAGCTGCAGGCGCGGCTGGCGCAGGACTCGCAGCGGCTGAAGGAGCAGATCCGgcgggagctgcaggagctgcaggccaAGCTGGCGCCCTACGCCGACGAGGTGCACCAGCAGATCGGCACCAACATCCGGCAGCTGCAGGCCAAGATGAGCCCGTACGCCGAGGAGCTGCGCTCCCAGGTGGACCGCAGCGCCGGGGAGCTGAAGCGGGCGCTGGAGCCCTACGCGGCCGagctgcgggagcggctgcaggaCAACGCCGAGAGCGTCCAGGCCTCCCTGAGCCCCTACGCTGAccggctgcagcagcagatcGACAGCGGCGTGGAGAGCGTCAAGCAGCGGCTGTCGCCCATGGCGGACGAGCTGAAGGCGCAGGTGGAGCAGAGCGTGGCCGAGCTGCggcgcgggctcagcccctACGCCCAGGAGGTGCAGGACGGCCTCAACCGGCAGCTGGAGAGCCTGACCGTGCAGATGGAGCGGGCGGCCGAGGAGCTGCGTGCCCGCCTGGCCGCCAGCTCCGAGGAGCTGCGCGCCCAGCTGAGCCCGCTGGCCCGGGAGCTGCGCGAGGCGGCGAGCGGAGACGCCGAGGGCCTGCGGCAGCGCCTGGCgcccctggcccagcagctggagcagcgcgTGGGGCAGACGCTGGAGACCTTCCGGCAGCAGGCGGCTCCCTTCGGAGAGACCTTCGGGAAGCAGCTGGTGCAGCGGCTGGAGGAGATGCGCGGCAAGCTGGATTCGGGCGCTGCCGGCGTGGAGGaccacctggagctgctggagaaggaggTGCGGGAGAAGGTGGCTGCTTTCCTCAGCACCGTCCCACCCCCGCAGAATTAAGCCACCCCGCCCGGCCATCCCCACACATTCCAAGCGTTCCTGGCCACTTCCAGTGGTAGAAATAAATCTCCTTGTGATGCACGTGCTGGTCCGTGTCCTTCCTTCCCACAGCATCCCGCTGTCCATCCTACCCCGGGAtgggacacctggggcaccctcagctgctctgaaggGGGAGCATCACCCCGAATTCGGGCTCTGGGGCATCAGGGagagggagcagaggtggggTCAGGTGCGTGGGAGGTCTCTGTGGTGGCTGGCGATGGcggcagccaggtgagcccATGGGCCAGcaccgggccggggccgcgctgTCCCCTCATCACGGCTGGGGGCACCCAGGTGGCCgcagaggggcagagccccggggAGCGGCCAAACATCGCCCCCGCGGCGGGGCAGCGGCTGCCAGGCGGGGCGGGGTCTCTGGGTGGGTGACAGACGCCTCGTCCGCGCAGcgcagcggggctggggcacCGAGGGGCAAAGAGACCGAGGCGCTCTGCCGCCAGGAGCCCGGGCTGCGACGGACGGGACGAGCCGAGGCTCGGCCAGCGCTGCCCGGAGCGACCTCACGTGCGGGCCCGGGCGAGGGAGCCGCGCGGACTTTGGTGCCGGGGCAGCGCTGGCGACTGCTCGGCGTTTCACCCCGGGAGCGCTGGACTTCGCCCGCGCCGCGGCGTGCCCGGGTTTATTCCCGGGAAGAACCAGCGCGCCAAGCAAAGGGCACACGCgcggcgggccgggcggccggcgGGAGCGCAGCCGCGGAAGGGGAAGGTGTGAGCCCGACCCGCACAGCCGGAGCCGGGCTCGCCCTCCCGCGCCCACCGCGGGGCTCCAGGCTCCCTTTCCGTCCCGACAGGAGCTGCAGCGGTGTCCCCGTGCCCATCCCCATCCCGCCGCCCCGGCAGCTCCATGCAGCGCTCCCTCCGGGATGCGGAGATGGGCGGCGGGCCAGGGCCAGCGCCGTCCCCCGCGCCCGGGGGGCAGCGGGGATCATTGACCGGCCCCCA
The Anomalospiza imberbis isolate Cuckoo-Finch-1a 21T00152 chromosome 24, ASM3175350v1, whole genome shotgun sequence DNA segment above includes these coding regions:
- the APOA1 gene encoding apolipoprotein A-I, which produces MRAVVLTLALLCLTGTQARSFWQHDEPQAPLDRLKDMLDVYLETVKASGKEAIAQFEASTVGKQLDLKLGENLDTLGAAAAKLREDVAPYYKEVREMWLKDTESLRQELTKDLEEVKEKIKPFLDQFSAKWTEDLEQYRQRLAPLAQELKELSKQKVELLQQKLTPVAEEARDRLRGHVEELRKNVAPFSDELRQKLSQKLEEIREKGIPQAAEYQAKVVEQLSNLREKMTPLVQDFKERLTPYTETLKARFLSLLEELQKTVA
- the APOC3 gene encoding apolipoprotein C-III, giving the protein MKAALLFLLACTAVLAVGARADSPEEPKALVQKVQELAQKATAMAKDAFSRVRESEAAQQARQWLSDNAELAKQRLAWLKEQLAELLKKTPAA
- the APOA4 gene encoding apolipoprotein A-IV isoform X2, translating into MAPKAAALVLVLLAISGSRADVNPDEVASVIWKYFTELGSNAKDTVDQLQQTEISKQLNTLLKGNLQSVSAYAEDLQERLVPFATELQARLAQDSQRLKEQIRRELQELQAKLAPYADEVHQQIGTNIRQLQAKMSPYAEELRSQVDRSAGELKRALEPYAAELRERLQDNAESLKAQVEQSVAELRRGLSPYAQEVQDGLNRQLESLTVQMERAAEELRARLAASSEELRAQLSPLARELREAASGDAEGLRQRLAPLAQQLEQRVGQTLETFRQQAAPFGETFGKQLVQRLEEMRGKLDSGAAGVEDHLELLEKEVREKVAAFLSTVPPPQN
- the APOA4 gene encoding apolipoprotein A-IV isoform X1 → MAPKAAALVLVLLAISGSRADVNPDEVASVIWKYFTELGSNAKDTVDQLQQTEISKQLNTLLKGNLQSVSAYAEDLQERLVPFATELQARLAQDSQRLKEQIRRELQELQAKLAPYADEVHQQIGTNIRQLQAKMSPYAEELRSQVDRSAGELKRALEPYAAELRERLQDNAESVQASLSPYADRLQQQIDSGVESVKQRLSPMADELKAQVEQSVAELRRGLSPYAQEVQDGLNRQLESLTVQMERAAEELRARLAASSEELRAQLSPLARELREAASGDAEGLRQRLAPLAQQLEQRVGQTLETFRQQAAPFGETFGKQLVQRLEEMRGKLDSGAAGVEDHLELLEKEVREKVAAFLSTVPPPQN